A portion of the Candidatus Pristimantibacillus lignocellulolyticus genome contains these proteins:
- a CDS encoding SAM-dependent methyltransferase, whose amino-acid sequence MKEDNQLVALQNELQPWLTAGTLYQAILSSPKTKGEQIANKIVMRPVQLKEGLFYQFESYYSNKVLHQNVPATDAAETLLPLIQDQYKQTLIKEKSTHLHILTNKKGQLSIKRKRNEEQVPEQIIQQHNRQKRRVLEEGTPITFLVELGIMTVDGRVHAKKQDKFRQINRFLEMVEDVLDYLPTDRTLKIVDFGCGKSYLTFALYHYLSVEQQRNIEIIGLDLKSDVIQLCNDLAQRLDYKSLSFLVGDIADYEGLSQVDMVVTLHACDTATDAAIGKAVNWGASVIMSVPCCQHELFPQVSNDILTPLLGQGLLKERFASLATDGIRGQLLESIGYRVQMLEFIDPEHTPKNLLIRAVRTDVLSFNEQKWDQYQQFKQFLAVEHSLERILKSHLPLQN is encoded by the coding sequence GTGAAAGAAGACAACCAGTTAGTAGCATTACAAAATGAACTTCAACCATGGTTAACAGCAGGTACGCTTTATCAAGCGATTCTCAGTTCGCCAAAAACGAAGGGTGAACAAATCGCTAACAAAATTGTTATGCGACCAGTTCAATTAAAAGAAGGTTTATTTTATCAGTTTGAATCATATTATAGCAATAAGGTGTTGCACCAAAATGTACCTGCTACAGACGCAGCAGAAACGTTACTTCCGCTTATTCAAGATCAATATAAACAAACTCTTATTAAAGAGAAATCGACGCATCTTCATATTCTAACTAATAAAAAAGGTCAGCTTTCTATTAAAAGAAAACGTAATGAAGAGCAAGTTCCCGAGCAAATTATCCAACAACATAACCGCCAAAAGCGCCGTGTGCTTGAAGAGGGGACACCAATCACGTTTCTAGTTGAATTAGGAATTATGACAGTTGATGGGCGAGTTCATGCCAAAAAGCAAGATAAGTTCCGCCAAATCAATCGTTTTCTTGAAATGGTTGAGGATGTACTGGACTATTTACCGACAGATCGTACGTTGAAAATTGTTGATTTTGGATGTGGAAAATCGTATCTAACATTCGCCCTTTATCATTATCTAAGTGTGGAACAACAGCGGAATATTGAAATTATCGGACTAGATCTTAAAAGTGATGTTATACAATTATGTAATGATCTTGCACAAAGGTTGGATTATAAGTCGTTATCGTTCTTGGTTGGTGATATTGCTGATTATGAAGGATTATCTCAAGTGGATATGGTTGTTACGCTTCATGCTTGTGATACGGCGACAGATGCAGCAATCGGGAAAGCGGTCAATTGGGGAGCTTCAGTTATTATGTCAGTTCCATGCTGCCAACATGAGTTATTCCCACAAGTAAGCAATGACATCCTTACACCTTTACTGGGTCAAGGATTGTTGAAGGAACGATTTGCAAGTCTAGCGACGGATGGAATTCGTGGTCAGTTGCTTGAAAGTATTGGTTATCGTGTACAAATGCTAGAATTTATTGATCCTGAACATACTCCCAAAAATTTATTAATCCGTGCAGTTAGAACGGATGTCCTAAGTTTTAATGAACAAAAATGGGATCAATACCAACAGTTTAAGCAATTTCTAGCTGTTGAGCACAGTTTAGAGAGAATACTTAAGTCTCATTTACCATTACAAAACTAG
- a CDS encoding alpha/beta hydrolase, protein MKDQNSLFTLASNEYTLLTGETICYYDSAPHADQEVTTIVLLHGYCGSSAYFSKLIPLLSDQYRIVVPDLIGHGQSTTSEQSSYTMELAASWIDEWIMNIGINNVHLFGHSLGGYITLAVAERNPTYLRSFGLLHSTALPDSEQARANRETAIITVQEQGVASFVSGLVVKLFAEPEEQSSLLDYAQSIGQLASANGVIGYARGMQQRLDRTDIIRNTSIPVLLVSGGKDRIVTSEGTFTGSNEHTTCHIIAESGHMGMLETPVQLASIIEQFID, encoded by the coding sequence ATGAAAGATCAAAATTCGTTATTTACACTTGCTAGTAATGAGTATACTTTATTAACTGGTGAAACTATTTGCTATTACGATTCTGCACCACATGCAGACCAAGAGGTAACAACGATCGTACTTTTGCATGGGTATTGTGGAAGTTCAGCATACTTCTCAAAGCTTATCCCACTGTTAAGTGATCAATACCGGATTGTTGTGCCCGATCTTATAGGGCATGGACAATCGACAACTAGTGAACAAAGTAGTTATACGATGGAACTTGCGGCGTCTTGGATAGATGAATGGATCATGAATATAGGAATCAACAATGTTCATTTGTTTGGACACTCACTAGGTGGATATATTACCTTAGCCGTAGCTGAACGTAATCCAACCTATCTACGTTCTTTTGGACTGCTTCATTCTACAGCTTTGCCTGATAGTGAACAAGCAAGAGCTAATCGGGAAACTGCTATTATCACCGTGCAAGAACAAGGGGTTGCATCCTTTGTATCGGGACTAGTCGTGAAATTATTTGCAGAACCTGAAGAGCAATCTAGTTTATTAGATTACGCTCAAAGTATCGGCCAGCTTGCATCAGCAAATGGTGTTATTGGCTATGCTAGAGGAATGCAACAAAGATTAGATAGAACGGATATAATTAGAAATACATCGATCCCTGTATTGTTGGTATCGGGTGGGAAAGATAGAATTGTAACATCAGAAGGAACTTTCACAGGAAGTAATGAACATACAACTTGCCATATTATAGCTGAATCGGGGCATATGGGGATGCTTGAGACGCCAGTGCAACTTGCTTCAATTATCGAACAGTTTATAGACTAA